TCGCGACCCAGCAGGTCCTTCCAGTCCTGTTCAGTGAGGAAGTCGGGGTTGGCGTGCGGGCCGCGCATCACCTCGACCTCCCAGTCGTTGGCCAGAGCCGGGCGTAGGGCCGTGGGGACACGCAGCCGGGCGGGCTCGGGCGCGTGCAGGGCGTGCAGGACATCGCCCTTGGCCAGCGCGCGGCCTTCCACTCCGCCGATGCCGCCCATCGTGTAGGTGGCGCGGGAGCCGAGCACGGTGGGCACGTCGATGCCGCCGGCCACCGCCAGGTACAGGCGGAAACCCGGGCCCTTGACGATCGCGCACTTGATCTCGTCGCCCGGGACGACCCGGACGGTCTCCCACAGCGGCATCGGCTCACCGTTGAGGGTGATGCCCGAGCCCTCGGCGCCGGTGACGGCCACCGACGTCGCCGCGAGCACGTTCAGGGTCAGGCGGCCCATGGGGATCTCCAGGGCGGCGGCCCCGACGTCGTTGCCGACGAGGGAGTTGGCGACGCGGAAGGAGAGGTGGTCCATCGGCCCGGCCGGGAAGAAGCCCCTGGACTGCAGGCCCCGGCGGCCCGGGTAGTCCTGCACCAGGGTCTGCAGCCCGGGCGAGACCACGTCGAAGACGGCAGTCGACATTTACGGCACCTCCATACGGGCGGCCGCCGCCTCGCGGGCGGTGCGCAGCGTGTCGGCCTCGGCGCGCACCGCTTCGGCGCGCTCCAGGTAGTCGGCGACCGAGAACGGATCGTCCTCGATCATGTACTCGTAGCGGTTCTCCAGCACGTCCCGGCGGGCGGCGAGCAACTGGTCCTCGCTCACCCGCAGGAACCGCACGCGGTCGCCGGGGCGGATCAGCAGCGGGTCCTCGCGGAAGACGTCGTGCCGGGCGAGGATGTCGTAGACGGGCACGGTGCGGCCGAAGAGCTGGTAGCCGCCCGGGGACTCCACCGGGTAGATGGCCACGCAGGGGCCGCCGATGCCGACCGCGCCCTCGGCGGTCCAGGTGCGGGTCGGGTTGTATTTCGGCACGGTGATGGCGTTGCGGGGGTCGAGCGGGAACATGAACGGCAGGCCCGGGAAGAAGCCGGTGTAGGCGTTCCACCACTCGGTGCCGGTGACGGTCTCGTACAGCGCCTCGGGGCCGTCGAGCCCGTTGTACTCCACGATGTAGTCGATGTTGGAGTTGTCGCGAACGTTCGGGGCGTCCTGCCGGATGGTGGTGGCGTAGCGCCGTACGGCCTCCCGGCTCTCCGCGTCGGCGAAGGCGATCGGCAGCGTGATGAGCCGGCTCGGGATGGTCAGGGAGCGGACGGACTCCTGGGCGTCGTGCACCTCCTCCAGGGCTGCGATGAGATCCTTGCGGTCGATGGCAGCCGGCTCGTACTGCACGAGCAGGGAGCGGAAGCCGGGGGCGCCCTCCACCAGGCCGGGCACCGGGTGTGCGGCCAGGCGGGCGGAGACGGCGGTGACGAAGAAGTTCAGTTCCAGGTCGAGTGCCATCTCGCCGTACTCGACGAGCACGTACCGGTCGCCCGCGGCGCGGTAGGTGATGGCGGGCCGGTCGGTGTCGGCGGCCCGGCTGTGGATGATCGCGGTCACGGGTCCTCTTTCTTTCGGAGGCTGGGCGGCGGTCTCAGCGGCCGTCCGCCGCGCAGGCGGAGCAGACGACGGTGGCCTTGGCGGTCCGGTCCATCTCGACGGCGATGTAACTGCGGTCGCAGGCGTGGCAGCGCACCCGGGCCTCCCAGATGTCCTCGACCTCGTCGCGCGGGTCGTCCCCGGTGCGGCGGACGGCGTCGGGCGCGAACTTCAGGGCGAGCCAGTACAGTCCGGCGGCCAGGGCGACGGTGACCAGCGGCGCCAGCTGGGCGAGTACGGCGCTGCCCTTCTGCTCGGTGAGGACGATCCCGACGACGGAGGCGGCCACCCATGCCCCGGCCCCGGCAGTGACGGGGACGAGCCGCAGCGGGCGGAACTCGGGCAGTCCGTCGCGGTCGGCGCCGCGTACGGCGATGTGGACCAGGGCGATGGCGATCCAGGCGGTGACGAAGACGCCCTGCCAGGCCAGCGCACGCAGCAGGTAGCTGAGCACGTCGGTCAGCATCAGCAGGTAGGCGATGACCCCGGAGACCGCGACCCAGGCGGCGCGCGGCAGCCTCAGGCGCAGGACGCGGGCGGCGAAGGCTTCCAGGTTGGTGGAGGCGAGGTAGTAGTTGGCGGTGTTGATACGGGTCTGGGACACGACGATCACCAGGACCCCGGCGA
This genomic window from Streptomyces sp. DG2A-72 contains:
- a CDS encoding carboxyltransferase domain-containing protein, whose amino-acid sequence is MTAIIHSRAADTDRPAITYRAAGDRYVLVEYGEMALDLELNFFVTAVSARLAAHPVPGLVEGAPGFRSLLVQYEPAAIDRKDLIAALEEVHDAQESVRSLTIPSRLITLPIAFADAESREAVRRYATTIRQDAPNVRDNSNIDYIVEYNGLDGPEALYETVTGTEWWNAYTGFFPGLPFMFPLDPRNAITVPKYNPTRTWTAEGAVGIGGPCVAIYPVESPGGYQLFGRTVPVYDILARHDVFREDPLLIRPGDRVRFLRVSEDQLLAARRDVLENRYEYMIEDDPFSVADYLERAEAVRAEADTLRTAREAAAARMEVP
- a CDS encoding 5-oxoprolinase/urea amidolyase family protein, whose translation is MSTAVFDVVSPGLQTLVQDYPGRRGLQSRGFFPAGPMDHLSFRVANSLVGNDVGAAALEIPMGRLTLNVLAATSVAVTGAEGSGITLNGEPMPLWETVRVVPGDEIKCAIVKGPGFRLYLAVAGGIDVPTVLGSRATYTMGGIGGVEGRALAKGDVLHALHAPEPARLRVPTALRPALANDWEVEVMRGPHANPDFLTEQDWKDLLGREWKVDLNANRVGTRLQAHRFQWARPSGGVAGGHPSNVLDGSYPFGGINTNGDVPVILGPDGPTAGGFTVIGTVVQAGLWKTGQLRPGRDTIRFREVSLDEALSLAARADYTTDPQHYEEL